The stretch of DNA CTCATCATGGTTTGTCTAGATTTGTCTTGTCTCTGCTTGACTTCTATGGTCTTGATGGTTTGTCATCATGTCCTGTTATGTGTTGTCCTATCCTGTTGTCCTGTATCTTAATGCACTTGTGTCACAGAATGAATGTTCCCAGTATAACTTGAGTCGTCGTTTTCCAGTCAGCAGCTCAGCGTGGAGTCGACACATTTTCTCCGTTCTCAGAGAAGTTCTTCCTTCAGATTATCGACCATTTCAACTTTAACAGCATTCGTAACGCCAAGTTTAATCAGAGGTACCTGATCACAGGTGAGATGCTTTCCTTTCATACATGGTGAACATAAAGGAAGAGCATCTTTACCCACGGTGTTGGTGGATTTGTCTCCTCACAGATAAATACTGGGACAAAGGCTCCGGGCCCATCTTCTTCTACACGGGGAACGAGGGAGACATTTGGGATTTTGCCCTGAACTCTGGATTCATCACTGAGTTGGCCGCAGAGCAAAGAGCGCTGGTTATCTTCGCTGAACATGTAAGATAAAGCTGTATCTTCATCTTctcttttttgatttttctagtCTTCCCTCTCTCTTCTTTCTCTTGTATCTAATCTGTTGTCCCTCTCCCCTCCTTCCCTCAGAGGCTCTATGGAATGTCGCTGACGTTTGGAAACGGCTCCTTCTTCCCCCCTCAGGTCGGCCTGCTGACAGTGGAGCAGGCGCTCGCCGACTATGCCTTTATGATCACCGAGCTGAAGCAGCAGCTGAACGCCTCAGAGTGTCCCGTCATCGTGTTCGGAGGCAGGTAGGGAAGCATCCAcctagaattaaatatatagaccatctcGAGGATCACACCCACCATAATGCGTGTAACAATAATGCagaaatgattagtaacatgattgatgatgttgactccaaaaatgtGCGTTGATGCGTCTCGAATACGAgtcaaaatgcatgttctcactcattcacgctctcaatgcttctcaaatacagcagtATATATCACAAGTGTCGTTTACcgtttgaaagcttagaatcttccGTTTTTAACCTTATGAACCATTCcaagacacaaccatcacagcaaacacagtatattattttgtcaaacttagggaaaaaaaatggcGACATAAACAAGCCAGCATTCCTCACCTTTAAAGCGATGCCATGTCTTAGTTaatccatatattccatcaaaagtgATCTGAAAATTTTCCTAAGACATTCAAAAATCCAGtgaatcccagcatttagtACGAAACACAACATCGCAACATCGTATTTACGAGAAGAAAGCAGCATCTGCCatgatttcttacttttttagctCTGTGAGGCTCATTTTTATATGAGCGAGTGCAGTGTCTGTAGGAAATATGTatagctatagaaaagtgggaggtttagtagctttttcattaatggccaaatgaggttgtgtttgaaggtgggacgtcagagacatttaggtttgttgtgaaatgtgtagagtgataactgttgtgttttcatatattttggcttttagcaaggacactgtagggagttgaaccccattcCACTAATAAAAGTACCTCTACTGGTGCCTTTGGCTTTTTTAGCCAttgggaaaaagcaaaaaacagtaATGCAACAGCATGATATTTGAAAGTGTTTTGAAGGCTAAATATGGTTAGATTTCTGCTTTGAGGATAATTAAAGGGTATGTATGGTCGAATATTGTGATCAGTATGAATTTGTTATCATGGTTATGCTGTTGCATTAGTGTTAAACACAAACccttaatatttttaaacaaacatgttaaCTTTTGAATAACTCGTTTTAAGACTGAAATTGGTAAGGTAGATAGAGAATGAAGGCTGTTGTAGCGCAGTGATGATTTTATTAGAAGGAGAAATTGTTCAGTAATGGTGATGGTTAGTGTAAGTGAGGGTCATTTAAATCATAAACGGTAAATTATCAAATATATCCATGCATGTAACAAAATGGGAGTAATTCAGTCATCATACAAGAACATACAAGTTGACGCACATACCTTTATGTTGAGTAGTACCTAATTTTAGTGATGTTTTGGTTGCAAACAAACCAACCGGCTCTTTGACGTGAATGACGGGACAGTCTGcattttatggcacttaaaatatttgtatattatgtaatttatattaagaattttgttgttttaaaggaatttgggaaaactgtaatggaaacttttgaccactaggtggGAGGGCTCCTCaactaaataaaaactgttttgtttctcagtaaacagtaaaacagTGTTAAAACTCGGTTAAAGTTCTCTGTGACGTAAAAGTGGTCACCGACTGTGATGTTCTGATGCACTGAGATGAAAATGCACGTTGTCTCGTCTCTTCTGCAGTTATGGAGGGATGCTTTCAGTCTACATGAGGATTAGGTACCCAAACATCGTTGCCGGGGCTTTGGCGGCCAGTGCTCCCATTCTGTCCACCGCAGGACTTGGAGACCCCCAACAGTTCTTCAGAGATGTCACGGCTGTGAGTCAATTCATCCTTTACATCCATGGCTTTGTCTGTGGGTCTAACGATCAGAAACAGATGACTCTGCTTTCTATTATTCAGTTTAAAACACAAGGATTGTATTTAATATGTTGTTTCATACAAACAATTTGTTACTTTATTTTCGtttaacaaaattacagaattacataactgttctgtattttttatgtatgtttAAATTTAACTATTAAACTGAAATTGTTTTGGATAATTTATACATAGATATTATAAAGAGATATGATTAGAGGTGTgaatcgatttaaaaaaatacattgtctATCTGATCATAATTTATCACAATTAATCTTGTGAATGTCTAAACAACACACTGATTCcttaagctatttttttttttttaaacagttacATTTATCAAGGAGAAAtgtataattgtatttgtttataaaaagaaaaacactgaaaatgtagtgttaaacatgcagactttccaAGTCATTAAAGGCCAGTCTGTTCACAAGATCTAactttttttgcattaaaataaattgctaaaaacaaaatcaaacttTTAGGTTTATAAAACTTCAGTGTCAATATGAGAGAAATGCTGAACAAATCTGTTCAAACTGTTgctcttttacattcagctgctgaggcacagcagtcTGTCCACATCACATAAGGAAAGAGCAGCTCTCTCTTTtctaaactaataataaattataatattgtTCCAATATTCCTATTTGTTTTCACAGTCTGGAAGTATTACACACAGGCTACTGCATAGTGACACTGTAGATTCATGTAGTTCATGGTCACTCTGTTACTTTTCTCACAGGATTTTGAGAGTGTGAGCCCTAAATGCACAGACGCTGTGAGAGGAGCGTTTCACCAGCTGAAAGAATTAGCCCAACGCCAAGGTAcaccaggaaaacaaaagcatggCAAGCACTAAGGATTAAAGAGTTTGACCCCTGCTGTGTTATAGATTACGCTCGAATCCAGTCTGAATTCAGCCTGTGTGAGCGTCCGTCCTCTCCTCAGGACGTCCATCAGCTGAACGGCCTGTTGAGGAACGCCTTCACACTGATGGCCATGTTGGATTATCCCTACAGCACGCACTTCATGGGCAGCCTCCCTGCCAACCCCGTGAAGGTACCACAGCCTCACACTATAGACGTGCACCATAACCAGGGTTCCCGTCAATTACAttcttcaattacaaatacgtcttcaattatccatgttcaattataactcaattacgattatgggGATtgccattttttccaattacaattaaaataatcatttttccCCTtactttcaattacaattacattctcaattactaaagttcattttgctattattcacaattactgagctcactgaactttaataaaaaaccccatgttaccttcctcttgtgttagctttctgttagcatctcttataataacaggtcagtttgacagctgtaaatgactctaaaaatatgatctatcatctaattagtttcttatgtcttagttaccttgttaggcttcctaatcaatgaaaaatattggtattagtAGTTTTGGTGTAAGAGTCTGAGCATTTTTTATGTCAGTATAGTCctaaatttgtacattttttaaaatggttaAATGTGACAAAGTAACTCggtatgaaacacattttaataattgttcactacgtatgtgtaagacagaactgtaacatggttccccagttttgcatttaattacattgtaatttacagtttttatagaattttgatgacaattacaaagtcaattatctgaactaaattacaattcaattacgattaaaacAGCAACACCATTTTAGCATAGCCCTGTCCCCTCACACATTGACCCCCTGCCCAGCTAGCGCCGCTATGTGCTAGcggctaagctaaccaaaacatatGGAAGTGGTCACTGGCATGGAGAACCTTCACAGTCTGGGAAGAAGATATGTGCAATGCTAAGATTCATCTTCAAGTTTCCTCATCCCTTACATGGAGATACAACACAACACAAGACACAACTACCTGTTTAAGGTGTTGACTTGGCGTTGGCCCTGATGGGCTCTTAATGTTTTGTTCCAGGTTGGCTGTGATACGATGCTGAGAGGAGCCGACCTGCTGACCAACCTCAGAGACACTGCtggtaaataaaaaacaaactgctGAAAGTAGAAATCACATGAACATGAAACAAGTCCCTGAAGATGTGGAGGAAGGAGCTGCACGTCAAACATCTATTCTTTATATTTCTGTAACAAAGGACAGGAAATTTTGAAACAGCTGAATAAGGCAGACTTCTGCTCCTACAGGGATCGTGTACAACTCAAGCGGCTTGCTGTCGTGTTTTGACCTCTACAGTCTGTACGTGGAGTGTGCTGATCCCACTGGCTGTGGCCTGGGCTTCAACAGCCTGGCCTGGGATTACCAGGTGCAACAAGCCCCGCCCACACAACAGCCactaaaggctgggatacactgtgcgattttttttcaatcgttgcact from Gouania willdenowi chromosome 9, fGouWil2.1, whole genome shotgun sequence encodes:
- the dpp7 gene encoding dipeptidyl peptidase 2; this translates as MKISVFFTVTAAFLSAEVLNGLPRLFSTSAAQRGVDTFSPFSEKFFLQIIDHFNFNSIRNAKFNQRYLITDKYWDKGSGPIFFYTGNEGDIWDFALNSGFITELAAEQRALVIFAEHRLYGMSLTFGNGSFFPPQVGLLTVEQALADYAFMITELKQQLNASECPVIVFGGSYGGMLSVYMRIRYPNIVAGALAASAPILSTAGLGDPQQFFRDVTADFESVSPKCTDAVRGAFHQLKELAQRQDYARIQSEFSLCERPSSPQDVHQLNGLLRNAFTLMAMLDYPYSTHFMGSLPANPVKVGCDTMLRGADLLTNLRDTAGIVYNSSGLLSCFDLYSLYVECADPTGCGLGFNSLAWDYQACTEVEMYFESNNVTDMFPPMTFTEEERARYCSKRWGVSPRRGWLRMQYWGDALSTASNIIFSNGDLDPWANGGVRHSLSSSLVAINISEGAHHLDLRGSNEADPQSVITARKMEAELIAQWVNTERSRLLKKS